In a single window of the Terriglobia bacterium genome:
- a CDS encoding prepilin peptidase — translation MDPNTVFTAVAFIFGLVFGSFLNVCIYRMPRGLSVVAPRSACPSCKKPIAGYDNIPVVSWLVLRGRCRNCGARIAARYIGVELLTGILFAACFWEFGPSLAAVKYTTFSFLLLGLIFTDCENRLLPDLLTLPGFFIGLAFSLVVPLNGLFEFLYAGDFNWRALSLADALLAAFIGGGFIWAAGELYFRMRGMPGMGFGDVKLLLMIGAFLGVRLTVLTVFAASVGAAVIGIAMFPAVYRRRQKAVSLKRRFPDEKERRQEAYDSAMRCMRLPFGSFLGGAALFVTFFGERVANWYLGLYR, via the coding sequence TTGGACCCCAACACTGTTTTCACGGCGGTCGCGTTCATTTTCGGCCTCGTATTCGGAAGTTTCCTGAACGTCTGCATCTACCGGATGCCACGCGGGCTTTCGGTAGTGGCGCCGCGGTCCGCATGCCCAAGTTGCAAAAAACCCATCGCTGGTTATGACAACATCCCCGTTGTGAGTTGGCTGGTTTTGCGAGGCCGCTGCCGAAACTGCGGCGCACGCATTGCCGCCAGGTATATCGGCGTCGAGTTGCTCACCGGCATTCTGTTCGCCGCCTGCTTCTGGGAATTCGGACCGAGTCTCGCGGCGGTGAAGTACACAACGTTCTCGTTCCTGCTATTAGGGCTCATCTTTACCGATTGCGAGAACCGTCTGTTGCCCGACCTGCTCACGCTGCCGGGCTTTTTCATTGGGCTGGCTTTCAGCCTGGTGGTGCCGCTCAACGGACTCTTCGAGTTTCTCTATGCCGGCGATTTCAACTGGCGCGCTCTTTCATTGGCGGATGCCCTTCTCGCAGCCTTCATCGGCGGCGGCTTTATATGGGCTGCCGGAGAACTCTACTTTCGAATGCGCGGCATGCCTGGAATGGGATTCGGCGACGTGAAATTGCTGCTGATGATTGGCGCGTTCCTCGGTGTTCGGCTGACGGTGCTGACGGTTTTCGCGGCTTCGGTTGGGGCAGCGGTGATCGGGATCGCGATGTTCCCGGCCGTTTATCGCAGGCGACAGAAAGCCGTATCGTTGAAAAGACGCTTTCCTGACGAGAAAGAACGCCGGCAGGAGGCGTACGATTCTGCCATGCGTTGCATGCGGCTGCCCTTCGGTTCGTTCCTGGGCGGCGCCGCGCTGTTCGTCACGTTCTTCGGGGAACGTGTCGCGAACTGGTACCTGGGACTTTATCGTTGA
- the glgA gene encoding glycogen synthase GlgA gives MHIAFAASECVPYSKTGGLADVVGALPRALAELGHQVSVFIPKYRQTKLNNPKVLIQSITVPFDDQYRFCSVLDGGLVDGVHFYFIDYPPFFDREALYGTSLGDYHDNAERFLLFSRAVIEACKILGVPDVFHCHDWQSALIPVLLRNLYQDDPAYSDVPIVFTVHNIGYQGLFPPDTLPLLMLPWDLFTLTKLEFYGKVNFLKGALIYSDYITTVSRKYALEIQTSEYGFGLEGVLRARSGVVAGIVNGVDYNEWSPEKDKFIAAHYSAADLTGKAACRRDLLKEFGVNPESRMPVVGIVSRFAAQKGFDLISQVADRIALENVIVVILGSGDKDYEDLFRRLNKQFPQKFALKIAYDNALAHKIEAGADMFLMPSRYEPCGLNQIFSLKYGTVPVVRATGGLDDTIENFDPTTGKGTGFKFHEYSGEALLETLHRALAVFPDKAAWSQLMKNGMAKDFSWAASAREYVKIYERALVLRSAGVVPMMV, from the coding sequence GCTTCGGAGTGCGTTCCCTATTCCAAGACCGGCGGCCTTGCCGATGTCGTCGGCGCGCTCCCCAGGGCGCTAGCCGAACTCGGACACCAGGTCAGCGTATTTATCCCCAAGTACCGCCAGACCAAGCTGAACAATCCCAAGGTCCTCATCCAGAGCATTACAGTACCATTTGACGACCAGTACCGGTTCTGCTCCGTGCTCGATGGCGGCCTCGTGGACGGCGTCCATTTCTATTTTATAGATTATCCGCCATTCTTTGACCGCGAGGCGTTATACGGCACATCGCTCGGCGACTATCACGACAATGCCGAGCGTTTCCTGCTCTTCAGCCGCGCCGTAATCGAGGCCTGCAAAATCCTCGGCGTGCCCGACGTGTTTCACTGCCACGACTGGCAATCCGCGCTCATCCCCGTACTGTTGCGCAATCTTTACCAGGACGATCCTGCGTACAGTGACGTGCCGATCGTGTTCACCGTGCACAACATCGGCTACCAAGGCCTGTTCCCGCCGGACACTCTGCCCCTGCTGATGCTTCCGTGGGACCTGTTCACCCTGACCAAGCTGGAATTCTACGGCAAGGTGAACTTCCTCAAGGGCGCGCTCATCTATTCCGACTACATCACCACCGTGAGCCGCAAATACGCGCTGGAAATTCAAACATCAGAATACGGCTTTGGGCTCGAAGGCGTGTTGCGCGCGCGGTCGGGTGTGGTCGCCGGAATTGTGAATGGAGTGGATTACAACGAGTGGAGTCCCGAAAAAGATAAGTTCATCGCGGCGCACTACTCCGCCGCCGACCTCACCGGCAAAGCCGCGTGCCGGCGTGATCTGCTGAAGGAGTTCGGCGTCAATCCCGAGTCCAGGATGCCGGTTGTGGGGATCGTCTCGCGCTTCGCCGCGCAGAAAGGATTTGATCTCATCTCACAGGTAGCAGATCGAATCGCGCTCGAAAACGTCATTGTCGTTATCCTCGGCTCGGGCGATAAGGATTACGAGGATCTATTCCGGCGCTTAAACAAGCAGTTCCCGCAGAAGTTTGCTCTCAAGATCGCCTACGACAACGCGCTGGCGCACAAAATCGAAGCCGGAGCCGACATGTTCCTGATGCCTTCGCGCTACGAGCCCTGCGGGTTGAACCAGATATTCAGCTTGAAGTACGGCACGGTCCCGGTGGTACGCGCCACCGGCGGTCTTGACGATACGATCGAGAACTTCGACCCGACAACCGGGAAGGGAACTGGCTTCAAGTTCCACGAATACAGCGGCGAAGCTCTGCTGGAAACCCTGCACCGCGCACTGGCTGTTTTTCCTGATAAGGCCGCCTGGTCGCAACTGATGAAGAACGGCATGGCCAAGGATTTCTCGTGGGCGGCGTCGGCCAGGGAGTATGTCAAGATCTACGAGCGGGCACTGGTGCTGCGGTCGGCAGGAGTGGTGCCAATGATGGTGTAG
- a CDS encoding BON domain-containing protein yields MKMKAALYPVMIAVLAMLIGTACNKTAATRSDAQVAGDVQSKIFSDPNVQSRQISVQSANGIVTLSGTVNSDAERAAAAQDAAAIDGVKTVVNNLTTQAAQAQPPAEQQPEATQAATETKPERRAAPRRPSPRRERSYSDNSQSASNSSNMNSMPATTSAGNAAVADNTPPPPPQPKKITVPSGTQLSIRLIDTLDSEKNQVGDQFRATLNAPVVIDDEVVIPQDADVQGRVVDVKSAGRYAGAADMVLELTTLSFNGKTYNLSTNQWSRQTKGRGKSTAGKVGGGAVLGAIIGGIAGGGKGAAIGTIAGAGAGGGVATMGKGQQIHLGSEALLSFDLQNPIVVTTQPGGNQMNRRSMDQ; encoded by the coding sequence ATGAAGATGAAGGCAGCGCTGTACCCTGTCATGATCGCTGTGCTGGCGATGTTGATCGGCACAGCGTGCAACAAGACCGCAGCCACGCGGAGCGACGCACAGGTCGCCGGCGATGTGCAATCCAAGATATTCTCCGACCCGAACGTTCAAAGCCGGCAGATCAGCGTGCAGTCGGCCAACGGTATCGTCACGCTCTCCGGAACCGTGAATTCGGATGCGGAACGCGCCGCCGCGGCACAGGATGCTGCCGCCATCGACGGCGTCAAGACCGTCGTCAACAACCTGACGACGCAGGCTGCCCAGGCGCAGCCACCGGCCGAGCAGCAGCCGGAAGCAACCCAGGCGGCAACCGAAACCAAGCCCGAACGGCGCGCAGCCCCGCGCCGCCCGAGTCCGCGTCGCGAGCGAAGCTACTCGGACAACTCGCAGTCGGCAAGCAATTCCTCGAATATGAACTCGATGCCTGCGACGACCTCGGCCGGTAACGCCGCTGTAGCGGACAACACGCCGCCGCCACCACCGCAGCCGAAGAAGATCACGGTGCCATCGGGAACGCAGCTCTCGATTCGCCTGATCGATACACTCGACTCGGAGAAGAACCAGGTGGGAGACCAGTTCCGTGCGACATTGAATGCCCCCGTGGTGATTGACGACGAAGTCGTCATCCCGCAGGATGCCGATGTGCAGGGCCGTGTGGTGGACGTGAAGAGTGCGGGTCGCTATGCCGGCGCAGCCGATATGGTACTGGAACTCACGACGTTGAGTTTCAATGGCAAGACCTATAACCTGAGCACGAACCAGTGGTCTCGCCAGACCAAGGGTCGTGGCAAGAGCACAGCCGGAAAAGTCGGTGGGGGCGCCGTCCTCGGAGCCATCATCGGCGGGATCGCCGGTGGCGGTAAGGGCGCGGCGATCGGAACCATAGCCGGAGCCGGTGCGGGCGGCGGAGTAGCTACTATGGGCAAGGGCCAGCAGATTCACCTCGGGTCGGAAGCTCTGCTCAGCTTCGATCTCCAGAACCCGATCGTAGTCACGACGCAGCCAGGTGGAAACCAGATGAACCGGCGCTCGATGGATCAATAG
- a CDS encoding ATP-binding cassette domain-containing protein: MTDRQPYIDFQHVCKAFGDKVVLDDVSFVVYPGETVAILGRSGVGKSVSLHHIMGFLKPDSGRVWVAHEDITDYPERELERIRKKVTMVFQNGALFDSITCGENVAFPLRERGDLTEEQIYQIVDGLLEMVGVKQYRDQLPSDLSTGMKRSVAIARALAAQPECILYDEPTTMVDPLMAQLLGDLIKKLKYQLKLTSIVVTHDMALAQKVADRVIFLHEGKKVFDGPPAEMKNSEVDIVREFMHLDSFEMIENIPPPEERPRA, from the coding sequence ATGACTGACCGCCAGCCCTATATCGACTTCCAGCACGTCTGCAAGGCATTCGGCGACAAGGTCGTGCTCGATGACGTCAGCTTCGTCGTCTACCCGGGCGAGACCGTCGCTATCCTGGGGCGCTCGGGCGTGGGCAAGTCCGTGTCGCTCCACCACATCATGGGATTCCTCAAGCCGGATTCCGGCCGCGTCTGGGTCGCCCACGAGGACATCACCGACTACCCCGAGCGCGAACTCGAACGCATCCGCAAGAAAGTTACGATGGTCTTTCAGAACGGTGCACTCTTCGACTCGATCACCTGCGGCGAGAACGTCGCATTCCCACTGCGCGAGCGCGGAGACCTGACCGAAGAGCAGATCTACCAGATCGTCGATGGCCTGCTGGAGATGGTCGGCGTCAAGCAGTATCGCGACCAGCTTCCCTCGGATCTTTCGACCGGAATGAAACGTTCGGTGGCGATTGCGCGCGCGCTGGCTGCGCAACCCGAGTGCATCCTGTACGACGAGCCGACAACCATGGTCGACCCGCTAATGGCGCAACTGCTGGGCGATCTCATTAAAAAGCTAAAGTATCAGTTGAAGCTGACCTCGATTGTCGTGACCCACGACATGGCGCTCGCCCAGAAGGTCGCCGACCGCGTCATCTTCCTCCACGAAGGCAAAAAGGTCTTCGACGGCCCGCCCGCTGAGATGAAGAATTCCGAGGTCGACATCGTCCGCGAATTCATGCACCTCGATTCCTTCGAGATGATCGAAAACATCCCACCACCGGAAGAGCGACCGAGAGCGTAA
- a CDS encoding ATP-binding protein has protein sequence MKDLLTNPVVMRAILTFVLALAMLVLGVMFIRRMRRSMVEEPSPRRSTGDDSGFALEAYHGVIQRLKEQEQELVRLRAEASARASASENMSAVVLTNLTSGVLLFNNMGIVQQANQAARGILGYASPLGLHARDIFRTVTALRLENGEHHSTGIALMQAVQIAIGQGTPFRRMEADYRTPGGEDRVLGITLSPVKGSAGEGLGAACLVSDLTQITALEREARTRQKMAALGEMSAGIAHEFKNSLATISGYAQMLAKSEDASARDFGQRIRNETANLTRVVSDFLAFARGPQTISRDPVELAPLFDDCARETGVELHINVGADVVLSGDRTALRQAIANLFRNSVEAKGNDVRIDVSAVVKDSVAEVRIKDNGPGMPPEVLEKIFIPFYTTKPNGTGLGLALVHRIVSDHGGKVTVVSGQEGTTFILSLPATN, from the coding sequence TTGAAGGACCTGCTGACCAACCCGGTCGTGATGCGCGCCATCCTGACATTTGTACTGGCGCTGGCAATGCTAGTTCTCGGCGTCATGTTCATCCGACGCATGCGGCGGTCGATGGTGGAAGAGCCAAGCCCTCGCCGTTCGACAGGAGACGATTCCGGCTTCGCACTAGAGGCCTATCACGGAGTTATTCAGCGGCTGAAAGAGCAGGAACAGGAGTTGGTTCGGCTTCGAGCCGAGGCCTCCGCCCGTGCTTCCGCCAGCGAAAACATGAGCGCCGTGGTGCTGACGAATCTCACCTCCGGCGTGCTCCTGTTCAACAACATGGGAATCGTGCAGCAGGCGAACCAGGCGGCGCGAGGAATTCTCGGATACGCTTCGCCGCTGGGCCTGCACGCGCGCGACATCTTCCGCACCGTTACCGCTCTGCGATTGGAGAACGGTGAGCACCATTCGACGGGTATCGCGCTGATGCAGGCCGTACAGATCGCCATCGGCCAGGGAACTCCTTTTCGGCGAATGGAAGCCGACTATCGAACTCCCGGCGGCGAAGATCGCGTGCTCGGCATCACTCTGTCACCGGTGAAGGGCTCCGCCGGGGAAGGGCTTGGCGCTGCCTGCCTGGTAAGCGACCTCACCCAGATTACGGCGCTGGAGCGCGAGGCCCGCACACGCCAGAAGATGGCTGCGCTGGGTGAAATGTCTGCCGGAATCGCACACGAGTTCAAGAATTCGCTCGCTACGATCAGCGGCTACGCTCAGATGCTGGCGAAATCCGAAGACGCAAGCGCACGCGACTTCGGCCAGCGCATTCGAAACGAGACCGCCAACCTCACCCGTGTCGTGTCCGACTTTCTGGCGTTTGCACGGGGCCCGCAGACAATTTCGCGGGATCCGGTGGAACTTGCCCCCCTCTTCGACGATTGCGCGCGTGAAACAGGCGTCGAGCTGCACATCAACGTGGGCGCAGATGTGGTCCTCTCCGGAGACCGGACCGCCCTTCGACAGGCGATCGCCAATCTCTTCCGCAACAGCGTCGAAGCCAAGGGCAACGACGTACGCATCGACGTCTCGGCCGTTGTGAAGGATAGCGTCGCCGAGGTGCGCATTAAAGATAACGGTCCGGGAATGCCGCCCGAGGTGCTGGAGAAAATCTTCATTCCCTTCTACACGACCAAGCCGAACGGCACCGGTTTGGGGCTTGCGCTGGTGCACCGCATCGTCAGCGATCACGGAGGTAAGGTTACCGTGGTCTCTGGCCAGGAGGGCACCACCTTTATACTTTCGCTTCCTGCCACAAACTGA
- a CDS encoding molybdenum cofactor guanylyltransferase encodes MSADIETANVGHKAQSDVTAFILTGGRSERMGQDKASLSLPSGRTLLENALAVAGAVAGQVGIVGSREKYAGYAWAGEIVEDVFRDRGPLGGIHAALSTTTTEWNIILAVDLPGVTAALLGWILKMAREAGSQVTVASVVGGLQPLCGVYRRGFRERAERALKDGHNKVDASFDRASLRILTEEEVRAAGFSPEMFANVNTPEEFEKLAAEK; translated from the coding sequence ATGTCTGCCGACATAGAAACCGCAAATGTTGGGCACAAAGCTCAGAGCGATGTCACCGCCTTCATTCTTACCGGCGGCAGGAGCGAGCGCATGGGGCAGGATAAAGCGTCGCTGAGTCTGCCCTCCGGTCGAACGCTGCTGGAGAACGCTCTCGCGGTCGCCGGAGCCGTGGCCGGACAGGTCGGAATTGTGGGTTCGCGCGAGAAATATGCTGGATATGCCTGGGCGGGTGAGATCGTGGAAGACGTCTTTCGCGACCGAGGCCCTCTCGGCGGCATTCACGCTGCGCTCTCGACGACAACCACGGAGTGGAACATCATTCTCGCCGTCGATCTCCCCGGAGTCACTGCGGCGCTACTCGGTTGGATTCTGAAGATGGCGCGAGAGGCGGGTTCGCAAGTCACCGTGGCATCCGTCGTCGGTGGCCTGCAGCCCCTCTGCGGCGTCTATCGCCGGGGCTTCCGCGAGCGCGCCGAAAGGGCCCTCAAGGACGGCCACAATAAAGTCGACGCCAGCTTCGATCGCGCCTCCCTGCGCATCCTAACGGAAGAAGAGGTGCGAGCAGCGGGCTTCTCCCCGGAGATGTTCGCGAACGTGAATACGCCGGAGGAGTTCGAAAAACTCGCGGCAGAGAAGTGA
- a CDS encoding sigma-54 dependent transcriptional regulator, whose translation MDSILLVEDKAELREMLTTALGRMGYEVVPAPDAPPAMTLLASRRFSAVLTDLRLPNGSGMDVLQAALDNDATLPVVLMTAYGSVQQAVQAMRDGAFDFIEKPIDLDHLQQLLARAIERQQLLRENVVLREETARRLGLPRILGEHPKLQEAARAMQRIAPSESTVLLLGESGTGKELFARAIHQLSPRAKKPFIAINCAAIPDTLVENELFGHERGAFTGANQRKAGRFEMAHGGTLFLDEIGEVPLTVQAKLLRALEEKKIERLGGSGEVTVDVRIVAATNRDLSQAAAAGEFRQDLFYRLNVFPIAIPPLRDRGEDIVLLAEAFLDRFRRELKKPRLKFAVDALSALRAHSWPGNVRELQNVIERAAILNDAELHAADLGLSANVRAAAAPETELSLDGSLADISAQAVRAVEKAKIEATLRECKWNKTEAAQRLGVSYKTLLTKIHAYGLD comes from the coding sequence ATGGATTCCATCCTCCTCGTCGAAGACAAAGCTGAATTGCGCGAGATGCTGACGACAGCGCTCGGGCGCATGGGATATGAAGTCGTTCCCGCGCCGGACGCGCCGCCCGCCATGACGCTGCTGGCTTCGCGACGATTCTCCGCCGTGCTCACCGATTTGCGGCTCCCTAACGGCAGCGGCATGGATGTGCTCCAGGCCGCGCTCGACAACGATGCGACGCTGCCGGTGGTTTTGATGACTGCGTACGGTTCTGTGCAGCAGGCCGTGCAGGCCATGCGCGATGGCGCTTTCGACTTCATCGAAAAGCCGATCGACCTCGATCATCTCCAACAGTTGCTCGCACGCGCTATCGAGCGGCAACAACTTCTGCGAGAAAACGTAGTTCTCCGCGAAGAGACCGCGCGACGCCTGGGCCTGCCGCGCATCCTCGGCGAGCACCCGAAACTGCAGGAAGCCGCCCGCGCCATGCAGCGTATCGCGCCGAGTGAATCAACCGTATTGCTGCTGGGCGAGAGCGGTACTGGAAAAGAACTCTTCGCCCGCGCGATTCACCAGCTCAGTCCACGGGCAAAAAAACCGTTCATCGCGATTAACTGTGCTGCAATTCCCGACACACTGGTCGAGAACGAACTCTTCGGTCACGAAAGGGGGGCCTTCACCGGCGCAAACCAGCGCAAGGCCGGACGCTTCGAGATGGCCCATGGAGGAACGCTGTTCCTCGACGAAATCGGAGAGGTGCCGCTCACGGTGCAAGCAAAATTGTTGCGTGCGCTGGAAGAGAAGAAGATCGAGCGCCTTGGCGGCTCGGGCGAAGTCACTGTCGATGTTCGAATCGTCGCGGCCACGAATCGCGACCTCTCGCAGGCCGCGGCCGCCGGAGAGTTTCGACAAGACCTGTTCTATCGCTTGAACGTCTTCCCTATCGCGATCCCTCCGCTACGCGACCGCGGCGAAGATATTGTGCTGCTGGCCGAAGCGTTCCTCGACCGTTTCCGTCGCGAGTTAAAGAAGCCGCGCCTGAAGTTCGCCGTCGACGCGCTGTCAGCCCTTCGTGCGCACTCATGGCCCGGAAATGTCCGGGAGTTGCAAAATGTCATCGAGCGTGCGGCCATTCTCAACGATGCCGAACTCCACGCCGCTGACCTTGGCCTCTCGGCCAACGTTCGCGCCGCCGCCGCACCCGAAACGGAACTCTCACTCGACGGCTCCCTGGCCGACATCTCTGCACAAGCTGTCCGCGCCGTCGAAAAAGCAAAGATCGAAGCGACCCTGCGCGAATGCAAGTGGAACAAGACTGAAGCCGCGCAAAGACTGGGCGTCAGCTACAAGACGTTGCTGACGAAGATTCATGCGTATGGGTTGGATTAG